A genomic segment from Spinacia oleracea cultivar Varoflay chromosome 3, BTI_SOV_V1, whole genome shotgun sequence encodes:
- the LOC130470564 gene encoding splicing factor U2af large subunit B-like → MFFNMFPLTSGQLPLGTLPIMHVQAMTQQATRHARWVYVGGLPPELMSRLWLSISAMLWPQLEEILQDQMRSVEEASNPMALDGIIFEGAPVKVRRPSDYNPSLAATLGLSQPNPNLNLAAVGLTPGSTGSLEGPDRIFVGIFINICWDMKSRCRWFEILCLVDLALQVFQS, encoded by the exons ATGTTTTTTAACATGTTCCCTTTAACGTCAGGGCAG TTGCCTCTTGGAACTCTTCCTATCATGCATGTTCAAGCAATGACTCAGCAG GCAACTAGACATGCTCGATGGGTTTATGTTGGAGGATTACCCCCAGAGCTAATGAGCAG ACTGTGGCTATCTATTTCAGCCATGTTATGGCCTCAATTAGAGGAAATACTGCAGGACCAG ATGAGATCGGTTGAGGAAGCTAGTAATCCTATGGCGCTAGATGGTATTATATTTGAG GGGGCTCCAGTCAAGGTGAGGAGACCCAGTGACTACAACCCATCACTTGCTGCAACACTTGGTCTGAGTCAGCCTAATCCAAACCTAAACCTGGCTGCTGTTGGCTTGACACCAGGTTCTACAGGGAGTCTTGAGGGTCCTGATAGGATATTTGTTG GTATATTTATCAACATTTGTTGGGACATGAAGTCGAGATGCAGGTGGTTTGAAATACTTTGCCTCGTCGATTTGGCGCTCCAGGTCTTCCAGAGTTGA
- the LOC110780569 gene encoding cyclin-D3-1, producing MNTLETEQQQNQNSLFDFLDCEEKCWDFNHELDYDHDTNDGSSCLCDSSSSSSLNFCEDDEEQLNALFSKEEKTQFNVGDLGVDNNEFLMEARREGLEWMIRVNSHHNFSLITLLLGVNYFDRFMLSFGFQREFIPWMNHLAAVACLSLASKVEETHVPSLLDFQVEHKLIFEAKVIQKMELLVLSTLDWKMNAVTPLSYFGHLVKKFNLKTHFHWKILTRCETLILSSILDPRFLCYVPSVLAAATMVQTLKEVGLWTTLEHQNDIMVTSKLDKIKVEECYNFIQELSSNEKTHKRNYCNISSDDNVGNVLVSSESTNKDTSPEPLPKKCRTVGPPCFG from the exons ATGAACACTTTAGAAACAGAGcaacaacaaaatcaaaattccctctttgattttcttgattGTGAGGAAAAATGTTGGGATTTTAATCATGAATTAGATTACGATCATGATACTAATGATGGGTCATCGTGTTTATGtgattcttcatcttcttcttcgttGAATTTTTGTGAGGATGATGAAGAGCAATTGAATGCTCTGTTTTCTAAAGAGGAAAAGACACAATTTAATGTGGGTGATTTGGGTGTTGATAATAATGAGTTTTTGATGGAAGCAAGGAGAGAGGGATTGGAGTGGATGATTAGAGTTAATTCTCACCATAATTTCTCTTTAATTACTCTACTTTTGGGTGTTAATTACTTTGATAGGTTTATGTTGAGTTTTGGGTTTCAAAGGGAGTTCATTCCATGGATGAACCATCTTGCTGCtgttgcttgcctttctttggctTCCAAGGTTGAAGAAACTCATGTTCCTTCTCTCCTAGACTTCCAA GTAGAGCACAAGCTGATATTTGAAGCAAAGGTGATTCAGAAAATGGAGCTCTTAGTTCTTTCAACACTTGATTGGAAAATGAATGCAGTGACCCCACTTTCCTACTTTGGACATTTAGTAAAGAAGTTCAACTTAAAGACCCATTTTCATTGGAAAATTCTAACAAGAtgtgaaaccctaattctctcttctATTCTTG ATCCGAGGTTTTTGTGCTATGTTCCATCAGTATTAGCAGCAGCAACTATGGTGCAAACTTTGAAAGAAGTCGGACTATGGACTACTCTAGAACATCAAAATGATATCATGGTTACCTCCAAACTTGACAAG ATTAAGGTAGAAGAGTGCTACAATTTCATCCAAGAATTGTCAAGCAATGAGAAAACACACAAGAGAAATTATTGTAATATTTCAAGTGATGATAATGTTGGTAATGTACTAGTTTCTAGTGAGAGCACTAATAAGGACACATCACCCGAACCTCTACCTAAGAAATGTAGGACAGTGGGCCCACCTTGTTTTGGCTAG